TCCCGGAAGCAGGCGGGTACAGCAGGGAGCACCGCGCTCCGGATTCTCCGGCCAGCGTATTGGGGTCcacacagaaaggaaaggaggcagaatCTTGAGGCTGCCCAGGTGAGGCAAGGAACGATAAGCAGAAGTCCAGGGAATGGAGAAGGAGGCCTGTGTTCATGATGTCCGGTTCAGCTTGGATCACGGATGGACACAGCTGGCACAGGGGGGCCCCCTAGCCGCCCCAGGGACGTGTTCGACCACACCAGGGCAGTACAGGCAGAGGCCACCACAGCCTACAGGGGGTGGGGCTTGTGTGACATCGGCGAGCCTTTCTGACCAGGCAGCGTACACTGACGGCCGGACCAGACTGAGACGTGCAGGCGAGGGAGACCAGGGATGGGCAGGGCAGATCAGACAGAAATAGGGGTGGCGTTCTCACTGGGATGCACAGCCCTCACAGAAGGGAGAATTGTGACAGCAAGTGACATTTGTCAAGGTCTCCATGCCGGGCACTGTGCTGTGTGTCGCTGTGGCCTGCTGGAAAGTGGCTAATGGTTCAGAGGCAAAGGGATGGTCAGGACATGACAAGAGTGACAGGAACACAGGACAGGCAGGGTGGTGGGGACAGCCGTGGAAGCAGCCAGGCAGATCAGGTTCCAGGACATCGGTTGCTGCCTTGACGTGCAGCAAGATGGAATGATACGTGTGTGGTCATGGCTGTGTGTTTTGGTTGTGGTCCTCGCAAAGTCTGCGCTAGCTCAGCGTCAGGCAGATGGCCCTGCCTGGGTCTCTGGGCTTCAGTGCACGAGAGAGAGATTAATCAGCAGTGTCTCTGGCGCTCACACAGGATCAGTGGAGGGAGCGTCACGGTGGTGTTCAGAAACCCACTGGCAGGTAGGACAGGGTGATCCTCACCTGCGGTATGGGCTGGGTGGGTGTGTGGAATGTCCCCAGGAGAGCAGCTGTCAGGGAAGCCACGTGGGAGCAGCTCAAGGTGAAGGGCCATTCTGGTGGTCTGGTGCTGGATGTCCTGGGGGCCCCGCCCAGTGGCTGCACccgaggtggggtggggggtggtggtgatgcaGGGACCAGACTAGCAGGAACACTCACTCATGTGCCAGGCCAGCTGGttggagcaggagggaggcacTTAGGGGAGGAAGGGATGGCTTCTGGCTGCAGGAGCTCCTGCCTGGACTCCAGAGCGACTGAGGGCTCCTCCCCACGGTGCACACACAGTCCTCCCGCGCACTCTGCGCCCCACatgtgagtcacccaggtgcgcTGTGCTGCCCccggcctccccctccccgcagGGAGAATCGGCGCCCAGTGGGGACAGTTCGCACCCCACAGAGGGTGAATCCAATGCCTGGTACCAACACATCCtttaggggcagctgggggaACTGTGTCAGCCACCTCTGGGGCCATAGTCGACGTGAACAACACGTGTCCCACCTAAGCTGCCTTGTGGTCTCTTCACAATGTCCCAGTGAGCAGCCTGGACCTTCATCCCGCTTTCTATACATTGGacaactgaggcccaggggctgAGGAGTTAGCCGGCTCCTGTGGCAGAGCTGGCCTGGTCCCCCgggctcctccctttctcctaaAAGTCTCTAGAAAGTTTCCCCATCACTGCTCCTGGGGGATCTTGgactgggtgggagggggagcctgggtccCAGCATCTCTCTTCAATGTCAGCCCAGCCTTCTGCTGTCCTCCCCGATGTATGTGTGCAGGGTAGGAAGAGGTCATGCTGTGTTCATGTCCCGTTTGTGGGGCGAGGCGGTGGAAGTGACAGCGGGGGTGGAAGAATGGGGGGCGAGCCCAGCATGGCTGTCGAGGCCACTGCAGGGCCAGGGTGTGCACACATGTGGAAGGCACCGTTTCACGGACAGTGTGACTGCACACACGTCAGGGGTGAGGAGGCGTTCGTGGATGTGTGTGAGGCCAGTGttcacatgtgcatgtgtgcaaggTAGGGCAGGGGTTGCATGCCGCCCTCCATCTGGAGCCCTCCACCTCGTCCTGGCCTGCCTTTGACGCGCCGTCTCCCTGTGTGTCCCCGTTTCGTGTATGTCTACAGGCTACATCCAGAAGATCAAGTCAGGAGAGGAAGACTTTGAATCTCTGGCCTCACAGTTCAGCGACTGCAGCTCGGCCAAGGCCAGGGGAGACCTGGGTGCCTTCAGCAGAGGTGCGCAAGGAATGGGCGCTGCCGAGCTCTGGGGGGGGCTTCTGTCCCATCAGTGGGGGTCCCCTAGCCAGGTAGAGGTTGGGAGGGGCGGTCCCTGCTGCAGAAGCTTTGAGGCTCCACCAGGTGGCAGCACAATCCCTCAAGCTTCAGTGGTTGCCCTGCTTGGGGGTGGCTGGGCCACAGAGCCTCCTGCCTGGTGTCCTTcagtcctggggtggggggggtcggTCTGCGTGTCTCTGTGCAGTTGTCCCCATCAGGGACCCAGTAAGGTAGGTACTCTCCTCCTGTTGGGGGTATAAGGCTGAGTCCCCTGAGCGCCCCAGGGCCTGTCCCCTAGAATGCCCCTCCCAACACCACCTTCAGGAGTGGGgacagcaggagagaggggaggagggtgaggggagggtaGCAGCCCTGGCTTTAGGCCTGTCTGGCTCAGGCAGTGCaacgggaggagcagaggggatcagccaccaccccctccttttcctcctctccccctccataCTGGGGTCTGCAGAGCATCAGGGCTGGGCCAGAGATGGGGTGAGGCGGGAGGGGGGCGGTGTCGGCAAGGGGCTGTGAGCCAAGGCAGGCAGGACAGATGATGTGGCGGGGGCTGGGATCGgggggcccagggaggtgagTTCATCACTGAAATGTGTCTCTAAGTGCACAGCAGCACCTCTGCCGGCCATCCTTCATGCTGTCCTCAGGCTTCCTGGGGCTTCTTAATGGCCCTGCCGCCCCACAGTGACAGGGCCGTAAACCGCGTGATGGATGAGCAGTAGGCTCGGCGCAGGTGGGAGCCCCATCTGCCCGCCCTGCCCGGTCGTGGCCCGCGGCCATGTCTTGACCCCCACGCCCCATCCCTCACGCTTCCCCAGGTCAGATGCAGAAGCCGTTTGAAGACGCCTCCTTTGCACTGCGGACGGGGGAGATGAGCGGGCCCGTGTTCACGGATTCCGGCATCCACATCATCCTGCGCACGGAGTGAGGGGTGTGGGTGGCCCAGGCCCGGCCTGCAGGGTAGGGCGGGGCTAGACGGGTGGCTGGGCCCACGGACCCTGCTGCTCCCTGCtggccaccaggtgcccctccctgctaATGTCACAGTATTTATTGTTCCCAAAatggccaggggtgggggagctcTTCACCACTGggggctccctctctgcccccagttGGGGCTGTCCCTGCCAGACTCCTCTCCCCTTTAGGAATTGACTTCAGAAGGGCGGCTGCGTGGGGAGGCTCCCAGacggaaggggtgggggtgaccTGTCCCAAAGAGAAGGCCTAGTCAGCTGAGCTGCCCCCTGCGTCCCCCGACCCAAGTCCAGGATGGGGGCAGGAGGCCCCCGGTTGTTTCTGGTTATGCTATGTTCCTCTATTCAATTGCAAAAAGCACATGCTCCACTTGGGGCCCGGGCCGCCCAGCCGCCTTGGGGCCTCGCTGAGCATCAGTGCAGCACCCCCCTTGCCCTCCATTAAACTTGGAACCACTGCTCTGCTGTCCTGTGTCTCGTTCCCTCCCCGCTGAGGCGAGGGGGCAGCTGTCGGAGTGGCAGTCGTGTTCCGCCGACCCTAGTGTCCAAGCTGCATTTCCTCCCTGAGAAGCTTCTCTTCATCCTGGGCCCCGGGGGCTCCTGGCGGGGAAGACACCAGTCAGCGCCAGTGGTCCTCGAACTCGGGTGTTCAAGAATGTTCTAGAAGGCAAGAGCAGTGCACTGGCCCCACATCTCTGCATGCAGCAGACCTGGGTGGAGCTGGGGATCTGCAGGGGATCCTCGGAGAGCCAGACTGAAGCCTCCTGCCCCCACTGTGCTGGgtgccctccacacacacacacacacccccgtACCCTCCACAGGCCGCTCCTAAATAGAACAGATTACATCCAGCACTCTGATGCCTGCTTCCCTGTTACCACAAATGCTTCTGGCAGGTTGTTCCTGGGTCCTGCCTCCTCCTCAGATGTTGTTACCTTAGCAACACGGAACCGGCGGGAAGGGAGAAGGGCCACTGCCAGGCACCTCTGAGAGCGGGCATCCCACCCGGCCCTCTGGAGGAGGGCGTCCCTCGACTGGACTGTGGGTAAAGGCTGTCTTGGGAGCAGAGGGGATCCCTGTGGCACATCAGGTGGACGCACCTGCCCGGTGGCCTCCGGGTGTGGCCCCCCTGGTTTCCATCACCTCGCAGCTGCCCCTGTGCCAGGGCCTAGGCTGGGGGCCCAGTTCATTCAGGGGGTTTGTGGGTTTCACCCACTCTGCCCCCTCAGTTAATGGGAACCAGTCCGgatcgggggggtgggggatggcagGCTAGCAGGGCTCTGGGACCTGAGCAAAATAAAGGCCTGCCCAGCCCTACTGACCCCAAGGGAGGCCCCCGAGACTGTGTCTCATAAACAGTCACCTGGGCCAACTCCCATCTGGCTGGTTTCTGGAGCAATCGCTCTCTGCTCACTGCCTGCCAGTGTCATTAGGAAGGTTTAATGGGTTTCCTCTCGGCTCTGGCAAGCTGTGGGGGGAGCCGGCGGGCTGGTTGCACCTCCAAGCAGAATCTTAACATCGCCTGCGGGGGCCGCGAGGCAGGCAGCAGCCCGTCCCTCGTTTGCACCAACAATTCTGTGGGGTCCCGGAGGGCCCACCCCACTGAGACAGCAGAGCCtctgggaagggggcaggaaagagggcggggcgggggggagggtgtggagagGGGGTTGAGACACCGCTGGGGAGTGTGATGTGTTTTCCCGGGTGGGGTTGGCAGGGAAATGGTCTTTGTGGCATTCTCTGTCACTTTGggcgtgtgcgcgtgtgtgtgtgtgtgtgtgtgtgtgtgtggccatgtGACTCTAGTTATCCCTAGGTGTGTGTCCTGGGTGACACTGGGAGTCCCCCCCGACTGGATGTGACCACTCCTCCTCCGTTTGTCCAAACAAAAGAATATGGCTGTTAAGTAAACGTGCCCGGAGTCGGCTCAGTGTCAGGCTGTGGCTCCCCTCACCTGCTGCACATTCCCACCCGCTGCCTCCTGCCTGGAGGTGGGGCTGTAAATCCCAGGCCTTCTGGGGACGACGACAAAGGTGCATTCGTCCCTCCTGGCCCTTTAGTCGGGCATTTCCCCGCCCCAAATGCCCTGGGGACGGGGGTGGTTTCCACTCTCCTGCCACATGCACCAGCTCGGGCTTCTGTGGCCACGCGGCAGGGCCGGAGTAGGTCACCTCAACTCGGGGTGACGCGGGCTCTGCCACGAGATGGGCTGCGAAGCTTCTCCAGGGAGGCCAGGCACACGTCCGTCCGGAGGCGGAAAGCCAGAGTTGGCAGCAGGCAGCCTAAGGCACACAGATCCTGGCctggtctggggaggaggggtaTTCCTCTCCTGCCCTACCTTGGTCGGCACAAAAGCTACAAACAAGCGTCAGGAGCACTGGGGCCTGCCTCTGTGTGTGACGGGGGGAGAGGGCGCTTAGGGCGCCAGGCGCTCTGGGCATCACTCGGGGGACAGGCGAACCGACGGGACGGACACCCACGGCCTGCCCGGTACTCTGTGCCCGGTTCcaggtttgtgtgtgtttgggacaGAGACTCAGCAGCCCTCAA
The Panthera uncia isolate 11264 chromosome A2, Puncia_PCG_1.0, whole genome shotgun sequence genome window above contains:
- the PIN1 gene encoding peptidyl-prolyl cis-trans isomerase NIMA-interacting 1 isoform X1, which produces MRGAPSQSAAAVGGRGRHRRCGGGGAGAAAGGKMADEEKLPPGWEKRMSRSSGRVYYFNHITNASQWERPSGNSSSGGKNGQGEPTRVRCSHLLVKHSQSRRPSSWRQEKITRTKEEALELINGYIQKIKSGEEDFESLASQFSDCSSAKARGDLGAFSRGAQGMGAAELWGGLLSHQWGSPSQVEVGRGGPCCRSFEAPPGGSTIPQASVVALLGGGWATEPPAWCPSVLGWGGSVCVSLCSCPHQGPSKVGTLLLLGV